The Neoarius graeffei isolate fNeoGra1 chromosome 10, fNeoGra1.pri, whole genome shotgun sequence sequence CCTGTTCCCCATGTCATAGTTCTGTTCTGCTGGTGACAGACGGTGAGAGAAGAAGGCACATGGGAGTATGCGATTATCCTTAGCAGAGCGTTGGGAGAGCACAACGCCAACACCCACCTCAGAAGCGTctacctccacaatgaactgccGGTTGGGATCGGGTTGGATCAGGATCGGAGCAGAGGTGAATCGCCGCTTCAGGTCTTGAAAGGcctcctctgcagctgtggtccaAACGAACTTGAATGCTGAAGAGGTCAGGGCGGTGAGGGGGGCGGCTACAGTGCTGAAATTTCGGACAAAGCGCCGGTAAAAGTTGGTGAAGCCAAGGAAGCTCTGCAGGTCCCATTGACTAGCAGGTGTGGGCCATTCCAACACTGCCTTGACCTTACGTTGATCCATTTGGATGCCCCCCAGGGTGATCACATACCTGAGGAAAGTGATCATTTCCtggtggaactcacatttctccccCTTCACAAACAGCTGGTTCTCCAGAAGACACTTCAGGACCTTACGGACATGGACAACATGCTCAGTGAGTGACTTGGAAaaaatcaagatgtcatctaAAAACACAAAGACAAATTGATTGAGCATGTCCCTCAGGGCATCATTGACTAAGGCCTGAAAAAACGCAGGGGCATTAGTAAGGCCAAAGGGCATGACCAAGTACTCATAATGACCTGAGGCGGTGTTAAAGGCCATTTTCCATTCATCCCCCTCGCGGATAcggaccaggtggtaggcattccttaAGTCCAgtttggtgaataccttggcttcTTGGAGGAGTTCAAACGCTGAGGACATGAGAGGGAGAGGGTAATGGTTTTTAATAGTGATATCATTTAAACCACCGTAATCAATGCAGGGGCGTAACGAACCATCCTTTTTTCCAACAAAGAAAAAACCGGCTTCTGCCGGAgatgaggaagggcggatgatgccTGCAGCGAGGGACTCTTGAATGTACTTGTCCATAGCTTCCATCTCAGGTCGTGACAGGGAGTACAAACGACCTCTAGGGGGAGTTGTGCCAGGAAGGAGGTTAATAGCACAATCATGGGGTGGTGAGGGGGTAAGGAAAAGGCTTTGGACTTACTGAATACAGGCTTGAGGTCCATATAGTCTGGAGGAATGCCTGACAGATCTGGAAACTCCTCGTTGACATCAGAGACAGGTTTCAACAGAGTCTGGGCCTGAAGGAGACAGATTGAGTGGCAAAATGGGCTCCAACCCAAAATACACCTCCCTACCCAGTCAACATGTGGGTTGTGCTTAATAAGCCAAGGATAGCCAAGAACTACTGGAGCATGAGGGGCATTAATGACAAGAAAGCATAACTGTTCATGATGTTTGCCAGAGAGGGTGAGACTCACCGGAGCAGTGATGTGAGTGATGTTGGCCAATTTCACTCCAGTCAACATGTTGGTCACCAGGGGTTTCTCCAGGCTCTCAGTAGGCAGACTCCACTGACTCACCAGGCTGGCATCGATGAAGTTCTCCTCGGCACCAGAGTCAACAAGAACTCCCACCTCCAGTTGTTGATCTCCCCACCAGAGGACAGCTGAGAGAAGAGTGCGCTGAGTAGAGAAGGGGTGTATGGGGGTCACGCTCACTGGTACCCCCCTCACAGGTGAGCATTGGCTTTTTGCTGGACAGGAGGCAACGAAGTGACCTGGTTGGCCACAGTACAGGCAGGAGTGTGTGTTGATTCttctttgcctttccttttgggtAAGGTGGGTGCAgtccacttgcatgggctctggtacAGATGTGGTGGTGGGAGGAGAAGGAGGGGGCATGACTGGACTGACAAGAGGCCTTCCTGCTGTGGACCCAAAGGTCCTGGCCCGGCGGCATTGCTGTAGCCTGGTGTCAATGCGGATTGCAAGGTTGACGAGGTCCTCGCAGGAGCCAGGCAGATCATGAGAAGCCAACTCATCTTTGATCTCCTCCGACAGGCCATTAAGAAGGTGTCATAGAGAGCCTCAGTGCCCCACCCTGTAGTGGTTGCAAGAGTTTGAAAGTCAATGGCAAAGTCTGACACCGACCTACGACCCTGGCGCATATGGAGTAGCTCACGGGCAGCCTCATGCCCTTGCTTGGATCGATCAAAGACTCTCTTCATCTCAGTTGAAAACTCCTGGAAATTCCCACAGATTGCTGACTGAACATCCCACACtgcagttccccactctctggcacgCCCCGACAGCTGGGTAATCACATAGGCAACCTTTGTTCAATCAGTGGGGAAGGTACCTGGTTGCAGCTCGAAGATGAGGGTACACTGAGACAGGAAAGAGTGGCAGGTACCGGGTTCACCAACATACTTCTCCGGTGGGGGCAGTCGTGGCTCGTGGGCTGGTTGTGCGGTTGAGGCAGACTGGGCAGGCTCTGCGGACTGTGCAGACACGGAAGCAGACTAGGAGCGTTGGAGTGGCTGGATCTGGGCTGTCAGGTCTCTGATGCTGGCAGCTACTGCCCCCAGTTGGGCTTGTTAGCGGCCCAGAAGTGCTCCATGCTGTTTGAGACAAGCCCTCAGGTGCTCTGGATCTGCTAGGTCCATCCATCTCTGATCGCACTCTAAGGTTTCAGAGACAGAGACCTAAATGCAGATCAGTTCGGCAGGTTTATTCTTTTGACACAGTCCTCAACACGTCCAAAAACAAAAAGGCACAGAAGATCACTGTGGGCTTCGTGTTCAAAGTTACTCAGTCAGTTCACAAAAAATCCAACAAAAAAACAGCAAAGCACAGAGGTTAGTAGTAGTACTTTCAGACTCAAAAAAGTCATTGAGGCAGTCCACAAAAATCCATAAGAACAAACTCTCAAAGGTTCCAAGCAGAATTCCAGATTCCACTGGTTACTCACGGACAAACAGGATAATCTTCACAGGCAAAAACAGGTTCACAAACATCAGAGTCAAGGTCAGGCGATCAGAGACAGAGCAGAGAAATGACAGAGCTTAAGTAGCAGTCCAGCACACAGAATTAAACAGGAAACAGCTGACACTGATTACAATGGTGATTGAGTCAGGTGACAAAGGTGAGGCACGAGGGGGGCGTGGCAGGAGACCAAAACAAAGGGCACATGGGACACTGTCAACACACCCGCAGTACTACAACTGTCCAGTGGGTGGccagagttcaagacattcagacTCTAACAAAGGACCTGGTTTTGTATAAGAAATTTTTAGCCATGAAATTTTAGGCATGAGATGTGCTTcagcttgtgtactagatcccttatctacatgactcttcaaacagataataccagaagcaatcaaacctcttataaaaataatcaattcttcccttagcactggctatgtacccaaatcctttaaactagcagttatcaaacccctgattaaaaaacctgaccttgatccctgtcagttgtccaattatcagccaatatcaaacctcccctttatctccaagatccttgaaaaagctgtggcacagcagttatgcgcatatttacataggaataacatccatgaaatgtatcagtcaggatttagacctcatcatagcacagagacagctctggttaaagtagtaaacgacctactgttggcgtctgatcagggctgtgtctcgctgcttgtgttgcttgaccttagtgcagcatttgataccattgagcattccattcttctggatagactagaaaatgttgtgggagttaagggaacggctctctcctggctcagctcttatttaactgatcgctattagtatgttgatgtaaatggtaatatttctagacatactgaggtaaagtttggtgttccacaaggttctgtcttgggtccactgcttttttctttatatacgttcccactgggtgatattattcataaacattgtattagttttcactgttatgctgatgacacacagttgtatgtttctgcaaaacctgatgagagacaccagcttaatagaactgaggaatgcgtaaaggacattagacactggatgctgattaacttccttctgcttaactctgacaagactgaagtagttgtactcggaccacatgcagctagaagtaagttttctgattccacagtaactctggatggcctttctgtttcttcacgtgcagcagtaaaagacctcggagtgattattgaccccagtctttcattcgaaactcacattgataacatcacccggatagctttctttcatctcagaaatattgctaagataagaaatttaatgtcactacatgacacggaaaaactagttcatgctttcgttccctccaggttggattattgtaatgccttactgtctggatgttccaataagtgcataaacaagctccagttagttcaaaatgcagcagcaagagtccttactagaactagaaaatatgaccccatcacccctgtcttatccacactgcataggctcccaatcaaatttcatctttttaataaaatactactgttgacctttaaagcactgaatggtctcgcaccacagtacctgagtgaacttctggtcctttatgacctgccacacctacttagatcaaaaggtgcagattatttgttggtacctcaaatagtgaaggctacagcagggggCGGAGCAATATATAgtaataagcaaaaaaaaattatctgaCCAAAAAGTTTCAGTTTGTTTATTAAATATGACTGCTGTGTAATAGTGTAAATGAGACAATCATGAGAaataatagaataaaataaaagataCCCAGTATTAAAGGAACTAAAGCCAAGCTGGAACAAAGCTGATAACCATCACAGTATTCCAACATCAGACTCGTGGCATGAAGTTTTACCTGCTCAGAATTTGCCTCCATTTTTTACTGGAAGTACTGACAAATCTCAGGTGAGTTCCGAGATACAAATATaaatctggactctgattggtcagaaggtgttgattaattctctataacagcagctctgacagtagtgcaggtttatattaatgaacTCATTCTCATgcattatggtttctatagtagctcattcacagggatgtggacagcagatgctccactgataataaacagatgaaaaaagtgtgtaattgttgatatggtgaagttttctgtaatgtGTTTATGTGATgtttctgtaaggagtctccagtgtcaactctgtgtaacagtcagaggtgaagatgGAGCTTTAAGTTttatgacatcttcaggacagaggagtttacacttctttacagtttctcaggaacatgacaaactgtgtttttttcttattaattttaagagagagaataaaaagaGACTGATGAAGGAactactgtttatagctgctataatattaGCGACAACAGGAACTCACTTGGttcaaaattgtaatcattgcTGTGGTAGCTGTTAGAGGAATAAATCACAAGGGGACATGCTGTTAAGGAAACTAATCTTCAGGGTCATAACAGTCACTTAACAGGAACATGATGCTTTAATGACGAAGAACATTCCTATAGCTAATCCCAGTATTCCAACAGCAATTCCCACTGCAAACACCACCACTGGAGTTACACACTGAATTAACACTGGTTCATctgtggaacacacacacacacacacacacacacacacacacacacacacacactgagtcagtGTTATGAAGTAAAATAAAGTGAAATAAATCCAGTGAAGATGTTTCTCACCCCATGTTCTGGTCTGAGGTGAGTCCAGAGCTTCATGCTCCACCGTGCAGCTGTATTCATCTCCTTCAGTCGGAGAACTCGTCAGGATGGAGAATGAATTGAAGGTTCCGTCTGTGTTCATTGAAAGCTGGCTGTTGTACACTCCCTCTGTCACTGACTCACCGTTCCTCATCCAGTTAACTTTGATGTGTGGAGGATAGAAATTCTTCATAAAGCAGATGAAGTTATTTTCTACTCCAGGCACCACATTGTGTTTTGGGTAGATGCTGACCTCTGGAGGCtctgaaaaaaaaagcaagtCACATTTTTAGACAAAACATAAGCAAGTACAGATACAAGGTtaaatgttcctaataaagtgtccactGAGTGAACATCTATTTAACACTGAGCACActctgagtattatttttttattatacagTGAGAATAGTTACACATGAACAATGtcaagcttttgttttggttcaaATGTTGACTATAAATATGGGAGgagaaaacaagaaaataatGTCAGTTAAAAATCATCATGTAGTAGcatgggtgtggtcaagcatcagctgtggGCGGTGAGGAGTCAGGTAGACCCAGCAGGTAACGCGTGATGAGTTGTacctgtgtgtggcagcgggggcgtggtcaagtgtcggtctgtcaatggagggtggagtcagggaaggtaagtggcagaatcactgcacctgatgtgagttaacctgtatttgtgtgtcttccccagtgaccgcgccctataaaaaggagagagagagcagagaaagggagctctctcctgacccgaatgcatgtgtgagagactgaatgagctgaaaagccacacatcATTAAAAATAGaagagtttctgagaactcagttctggcctgtcgtacttctgtgctccacccacctgctttggttctacagtggtgccgaaacccgggatggagcgcagaaggagacagccccatggagtcctcccccttcaaggacctggtccatgccctcgccttggcccaacagagccagcaccaggcgctggtcacactccggaaggagcaagaacaatggtttgaagccctggtgctggcacagcaggaacatcgccaggcattctggcacctgctcgcgtcagcagggtccaccatcaccactgccacggaccctccccacctcaccgtaacgaagatgggtccgcacaatgaccctgaagccttcctcgctctttttgagcaggcagcagaggcgtgggtttggccggtggaacagcacgtggcgcgcctcctccccctgctaacgggcaaggcgcagctagccgcactacagctccccgccgacagccggctggtctacgccgacctctgcagggccatcctccaacgtgtggggcgcaccccagagcagcaacgGCAGTGCTTCTGCacactgcgcctggaggaggtcggccagctgttcgcgtttggccagcaactccgggacgcctgctggtggtggctgagggctgacaaccgtgacgccgagggaatcatcaacctggtggcgctggaacaattcatcgcccaacttccggaaggaacagcagagtgggtccagtgccatcgcccggcatcactGGTTCAGgccgtcgagctggcggaggaccatacggcggctgttccgatggcaggacagcgtgtctcctcttctcccctctcttatctctctctctccccttctgtttctcgtcctcaccccattcccccactgcggaggcgggggccagctccaccccagccggcccgccacacccgcggtgccctaccgtttcctatttccatgtctgtgtcttcccccccccctcaggtgagtgagctccgaaacaccagtgcagagggagagcctgggccagtatgctggcactgcggggagccggggcacctccagcatcagtgctcggcgatggagctgGGCGTGGTGGTCAGGATCCCCAATGCACCAGagaccgcccttgatcgggccggagtgtattgcatactggtgagtatccaaggggatatgtatcaggctttggtggactccggttgtaatcagacctcaatccaccaaagcctggtgcaagacgaggcattggggaaagcacaattggtgaaggtgttgtgtgtgcacggggatgttcacaactaccctttagtgtcggtccacattctatttcgaggggagaaatttagagtaaaggtggcggttaatcctcgctttacccactcgataattttggggactgattggtcgAGATTTTGTCAGTTTGGGAGTTTGGCAGTTTGGGTCACTCACCAACGTGTTGTGACAGTACTCCTCCTACTCCTGTTTCAGATGTGTCCACCTCCACAAACCCTTTATCAACATCGGTAATTGAGAGTTCCTAGTGGTTAATTAGCTCTAGAAGAGTGGAGACACTGGTTGGAGGGCACAGCACACCCATTCATGATCCTGATAGATCATTAGAACCTCGAGTACTTGAGGATCCACTCATCCTCACTACACTTGTCAGAACCTACCACCATCCTGCCACCTGAATGCTTCCTACAAACTATAACCTGGGACGCAGATAAATAGGTCAGACTGGCACAACCCACAAACCCTTCTGAAAATTGCCCACCTGGACTGTTACATGTTCCGCCCAGACTTCGAggcaaactcatcacctgggcacactcatctcctgccactggacaccCCAGCAGCCATCGCACCTACCAGCTCCTCCAAAtcaagtattggtgggaaaacatgatTTCTGACATTAATCATGACATCTCCTCATGCTCCGtctgtgcccaagccaaggttCCCAGAGATCCTCCCACTGGCAAACTAAGTCCTCTCTCAGTACCCCAGCAGCCCCGGTCACACATCACTCTTGACTTCATAATTGACTTACCCCAGTCATAAGGCAACACCATCATCCTGGTCATCATTGATAGGTTCTCAAAGACACTCAGACTCATCCCACTACCGGGTTTACCCACTGCACTGGAAACAGCTGAATTGCAATTCACTTACATCTTCCATTACTATAGTATCCCCGAGGACGTTGTCAGTGACCGGGGCCCCCAGTTCATCTCAAGGTTATGGTCATGATTCATGGACAAGCTGGGAGTATCAGTTAGTCTCACATTTGGAtaacacccccagtccaatggtcaaaagtcaaagtcaaagTAAACTTTATTATCCCAGAAGGGAAATTCAAGTGGTCAAGGTGCTTACATGTACAGACAAGACGTAAGACCAAGTCAACAAAACTTAAGAtcagataaataaatgaaaaataaaaagatagatAAATACCCCCCTCTAATTCTATTCCCCTACataccacacatacacacacgcacacacacacacacacaccaaatcacAGTATCAAGTCCTCTGCAAGGAACTGTGGCCTTCATTAACAATTCTAATTGCAGAGGGAACAAATGACCTGCTGAACCTAGTTGTTCTTATTTTCCTTTGTAGAAATCTCCCCTTACCACGTTTACTTAACTGAAATCTATCATGTAAAGGGTGGGTAGTatctccaataatactttcagccTTATGTCGTATTATATCTTGAAACAGCTGAGCAGCTGATGTTAGATTGCATCCAATTATCCTACTAGCTGTTTTAATAATACGTTGCAATTTATCCTGATCTTGTTTCCGCATACTACCAAAGACACAGACCAGGCCAAAGGACAAGACACTCTGAAGTACAGACTTATAAAATAACTCTAAAATGCAGGTGTCAACATTAAAACTACATAGTTTCCTTAAAAAAAACATTCTTTGCTGAAGTTTCTTTACTTTGACAGCGGCACATTTGTCAAACCTCAACTGATCATCAATCTCAACCCCCAAATATTTGTAGGTGTTAACTCTGTCTATCACTATATTATTGACGACTGTATTTGGTACTACTTCTGTAATACGTCTGAAATcgataaccatttcttttgttttgcttgcATTAACATTAATAAAATTGTCAGAGCACCATTTTATAAAGCTCTCTACTTCCTCTTCAAAGCTGGCCATTGATGCCTCCCCTGTTTTTAAGAACCCCACCAGGGCAGTGTCGTCTGCATACTTAAAGTAGGAGTGTGTAGTCTCAAGAGCACGACACTCGTTGGTGTAAAGTGTATAGAGTATGGGGGACAACACACATCCCTGGGGAGCCCCAGTATTAATGACCTTAGCTGTTGAGATAGCCTGATTAAATCTGACCTGCTGAGTCCGGTTTAACAGAAAGTTGTTAATCCATGTGATAAGCCTTGGGTTAACACCTAACTTGATCAGTTTGTCTACCAGTAGGTGGGGTTGGATGGTGTTGAATGCACTGCTGAAGTCAATGAAAACAATCTTAACAAAGCTGTAAGCCTCCTCTAGATGTTCAAATATGCTATTAATCATAGTCAGCAGTGCATCCTCCACCCCCCGCCTTGGctggtatgcaaactggaaagggtccaaagATGATGCTACCTCACTAAGCAGATGTTTCAATATAATTTTCTCCAAGCATTTCATGGGCACTGAGGTTAATGCAACAGGTCTTAGATCATTCATCTCTTTGGGCCTGTTATTCTTAGGTACCGGTACAATCAAAGACTGTTTCCACTGCGCAGGGATTAATCCTGTTTCTACTGACTTCTGAAACAGCATTTGAAAAGGAAAAGCAAGAGAATGGGCACATGTACGCAGCAACTTACAGCTAATACCATCTGGACCTTGGGACTTATTAATATTAACACGTAAAAACAGTTCTTTAACCTCCTCAGTGCTGATTTGTATGTCACGAAATTGCATAGTTCTGACAGCATCCATTGCCAGTTCCTGCTGAGTTGAGTAGTCGACATTGTCAAACCTACAATAAAAAGTGTTTAAATCATCTGAAAAAGCATTGTCATCTAAAACAGTCAAGTTCTGCATTTTAGGTTTATATCCAGTCAAAATTTGTAATCCCTGCCAAGCCTTTCTAGCGTCATGGTTGAAAAGTGACTGAATCTTGTTCTTATAAGCAGTCTTGCAGTCCAGTATTTTCTTTTTAATATTTTTCTGTACCGATCTAATGTCCTCCTTTGAGCCTCCAGATTTGAACAGCCTCTTTTTATGGTTTAATAGTTCTTTAAGTTCAGGAGTAATCCATGGTTTATTGTTTGGATAACATTTCACGATCTTTTTTGGCACAATAATGTCCTCGCAAAAGTGAATGTATCCCGAAACTGCCAGCGCGGCATCATTAATGTCCAACGAAGCGTCAATCAGAAGTTCCCAATCAGTGCAGTCTAGACAGTCTCTTAAAATATTACATGCATCAGTGGTCCAACACTTTAcctcttttttctttattttctctctGCGCAACAGAGGTTGATACGTTGGTGTTAGACGGATCATGTTGTGGTCCGACTTTCCGAGTCCCGGCAGGGCCGTCGCGTAGTAGGCTTTCTCCAGGTTGCCATAACATAGGTCTAGGCACGCCCCCTCCCGTGTGGGGCATGACACGTATTGATGGTAAGCGGGTAAAATCTCCGCCAGACAACAAAGATTAAAATCCCCAAGTATCAGTTTTGCAGCATCGGGCGCTTTTGCTTCGGTCAATGTCACTAGTTCATGTATAATGTTGCCAGCTTCCTTAATGTCCGCCGAAGGTGCAATGTAAACAATAAAAAGGCAAATCTGGTGTATTTCACGGGGCATATAGTAAGGTCTTAGATTTACCGATAGCAGTTCAATATCTTTAGTACAAAGTTTATATTTCACGGTGATGTGCGCTGGGTTGCAGTACCTGTTGTTATTGAACACGCACACTCCTCCACCGTTTGTCTTCCCGGAGTTTGAGTCACGGTCTGCCCTCAACAGCGTGAAGCCTTCAAGTTCAACAGATGAATCGGGATCTGACTCAGTCAGCCAGGTTTCTGATAAACAAATCAGGCATGATTGCCGGTAGTCAGCCAGGTGTTGCGCACAGGCACGAAGTTCGTCAGTTTTATTACGAATGCTTTGTACATTCCCAAACATAATGGTCGGCAAAGGTGGCCTGAATGGCCTCCTTTTAAGTCGAGCTCGCACTCCCCCTTTCCGCCCACGTTTTCGCCTTGGCTTGTTGCCTGGAGAAGATGGTGTTGGTAATCCAATAAGTTCATCTCGGGGAAGAGAGGAAACCGCTTCTCTGATGTTTAGCAGGGCCTCTCGACTGTAGGTGATTTTAAGTTGAACACTCTCTGAAAGCCCAGTCGCCAGCACCGTGTAGTCCAGGAAGCACAATATTAAAACTAAAAGAAGAAACACTTCAACGTTTCGCCTCATCTTAAAATAATGTGAATATTTATACTCAATTCACACGGTTTAAAAGAAATAATGTGAATGTTATACTACTCAATTCACACGGTTTAAAACACAAACTAAGTCAAACAAAACGAACAGACATACTACAAACAAGACGTACACCTGACCGTGTCGCCGCAACGAGCATGCGCCACCCCCCGAGCAATGTGCCAAGCAGAATGAGCTAATCAAGAAGTAGGCTGATTCCTCCATATATACTGCATGAGAAACCAGAAGGATTGGGCATGATTCCTTccctgggctgagtatgcacaaaactctctTAAACATTCAGCCTTTCAGCTAACCCTGTTCCAGTGCATACTCAGATACCAACCTCCATTCTTTCCATGGGACGTCACCCCTACGCAAATTCCAGCCATTGACTCCTGGTTCCAGAGGAGCCAACAGATATGGGAGGAGGTACATCAAAGACTGGAGAACATCAATGCCAAGTACAAACACTATGCCCACAAACACAGAAGCACCACTCCCGAGTATGCCCCAGGTAATAGAGTATGGGTTTCCACCAAGGACTTCAGAAGTCCCGACTCCTGTAAGAAGCTACAAGCCAGGTTCATCGGTCTGTTCAAGATAACATGCAGCATTAACAAGGTCTTGTACAGGCTCAAGATtcctcctcacagcaagatggcaccCACATTTCACATCTCATGCCTCAAACCTGCTATCCAAGGTCCCCTAGCCTCAGACACACCCACCCAAGAAACCCCCTCCCCAGACGTTAAAGGCGAACTGATCTACCAAGTCAAGGAGATCCTCAATTCCCACCACAGATGGGGACAACTCGAGTACTTGGTCAACTGGGAGGGCTACGGCCCTGAGGAGCAATGTTGGGTCAGCTCCAGAGACATCTTAGACTCCCTTCTTAGTCAAGAGTTCCACAGCGAGCACCCTGAAAATTCTGCACCGAAAAAGAGAAGTTGACCAAGGAAGGAagttgctcccagagggagcttctCTGGGGGGTGTTTCTGTCAGTAACAGTgttgaaaacctgagttcggagcagcctccaaacatggccactccggaTTACACTTCCCAAGAGCCACAGCGCCCCCTATCACTGGAATTCTCATGACTTCACCTGCAGCCAATTACCCTGCAATCACCAACCCTACTTAAGCTCAGCATTCACAAACACACCTcacgaagtatcattctgtgtcccgTACCTGACTATACCAAGCCGTTTGTTTTCCTGACTGACTTCCTGATAAAGACCACTGTTTCATTACCTTCTGACCTTATTTCCTCGTCTCTCCTGCATTGCCCTGTTTACTGATCAATCTACCTACGTCTGTTTCCTGACCATGATTCCTGCCTCGCAATTTGGCTACAGCTGCAGTTTGTgctgcacctgctctcccctgcatctttatccataagtgcctgcattctaacacatacaaataaactgacttcacTAGATTTGACAGAACGtatcagaatgagtgcattaatatgaacctgtgctagtgtcagagctgctgttatagagaattaatcaacaccttctgaccaatcagagtccagaacgcagtgttgtgtgtatgtatatatgcacagaacagccataacattaaacccactgacaggtgacgtgaataacaccgattatctcattacaatggcacctgttaaggggtggggTTTATTAGGCAGCACGGGAACAGTTAGTTCtttaagttgatgtgttggaagcaggaaaaatgggcaagcataaggatctgagtgactttgacaagggccaaattgtgatggttagaaGACTGGGTcttagcatctc is a genomic window containing:
- the LOC132892378 gene encoding H-2 class II histocompatibility antigen, A-S alpha chain-like isoform X1, with product MKLCVILVIAMILPVNAEYYTTMQQISRLPPFADPVDFPQLNEFTIIERYDCLQDMNYAIAVIGSSPEYSEPPEVSIYPKHNVVPGVENNFICFMKNFYPPHIKVNWMRNGESVTEGVYNSQLSMNTDGTFNSFSILTSSPTEGDEYSCTVEHEALDSPQTRTWDEPVLIQCVTPVVVFAVGIAVGILGLAIGMFFVIKASCSC
- the LOC132892378 gene encoding H-2 class II histocompatibility antigen, A-S alpha chain-like isoform X2, with product MQQISRLPPFADPVDFPQLNEFTIIERYDCLQDMNYAIAVIGSSPEYSEPPEVSIYPKHNVVPGVENNFICFMKNFYPPHIKVNWMRNGESVTEGVYNSQLSMNTDGTFNSFSILTSSPTEGDEYSCTVEHEALDSPQTRTWDEPVLIQCVTPVVVFAVGIAVGILGLAIGMFFVIKASCSC